A region from the Actinoplanes sp. OR16 genome encodes:
- a CDS encoding SpoIIE family protein phosphatase: MSGGTVASLPEGLLDDGVWFRVEEAVTAAAVRRAAERLAADLGMPERSIADLSIVAAEAAGNLVKHADQGQILVRAVRTPEQAGVEIIAIDSGPGIDDVSRAIGDGHSTAGTLGIGLGAILRQASRWDLHSLPGRGTVLAVQVWPAEPPAPAWAGGLIRPLPGESVSGDAYAVRQEGDRRQVLVSDGLGHGGLAAAASQEAVRTFLKGPITPPAAAVEALHRALGHTRGAALAVAELDTGAGEVRYAGLGNISGTVLAPDGTRRGMISMPGIAGHQRRQVREYAYPLEPGAVVLMHTDGVQDRWNVSDYPGLITRSPEVIAATMLRDAGTRRDDAGVLVARPS, from the coding sequence ATGAGTGGAGGCACGGTGGCGTCGCTGCCCGAAGGACTTCTCGACGACGGGGTCTGGTTCCGCGTCGAGGAGGCGGTGACCGCCGCCGCGGTGCGTCGTGCCGCCGAGCGGCTCGCCGCCGACCTCGGCATGCCGGAACGCAGCATCGCTGACCTCTCGATCGTCGCCGCCGAGGCGGCCGGCAACCTGGTCAAGCACGCCGACCAGGGCCAGATCCTGGTACGCGCGGTGCGCACCCCGGAACAGGCCGGCGTCGAGATCATCGCGATCGACAGCGGACCCGGCATCGACGACGTCAGCCGCGCGATCGGCGACGGCCACTCCACGGCCGGCACCCTCGGCATCGGCCTCGGCGCCATCCTGCGCCAGGCCAGCCGCTGGGACCTGCACTCGCTGCCGGGACGGGGGACCGTCCTCGCCGTGCAGGTGTGGCCGGCCGAGCCCCCGGCGCCGGCCTGGGCGGGCGGCCTGATCCGGCCGTTGCCGGGCGAATCGGTGAGCGGTGACGCGTACGCGGTCCGGCAGGAGGGCGACCGGCGGCAGGTGCTGGTCAGTGACGGGCTGGGGCACGGCGGTCTCGCCGCAGCGGCTTCGCAGGAGGCGGTGCGGACCTTCCTGAAGGGCCCGATCACGCCACCGGCCGCGGCAGTGGAGGCGCTGCACCGCGCGCTCGGGCACACTCGCGGCGCTGCGCTCGCGGTCGCCGAGCTGGACACCGGCGCCGGCGAGGTCCGGTACGCCGGGCTGGGCAACATCTCCGGCACCGTGCTGGCCCCGGACGGCACCCGGCGCGGCATGATCTCGATGCCCGGCATCGCGGGACACCAGCGCCGGCAGGTCCGGGAGTACGCCTACCCGCTCGAGCCCGGCGCGGTCGTGCTGATGCACACCGACGGCGTGCAGGATCGCTGGAACGTGTCCGACTACCCGGGACTGATCACCCGCTCGCCCGAGGTGATCGCGGCGACCATGCTGCGCGACGCCGGCACCCGCCGCGACGACGCCGGTGTCCTGGTGGCGCGTCCGTCATGA
- a CDS encoding STAS domain-containing protein, with the protein MPLSSDEAGRFADLLKEHAESLTGRWTEMVATNLRGRLSSTELRRQVEDLRKGFESALRSGSVHLTDESSAELRAQLGELSTSRARQGFSATETAVSVYALKDAVLEVIGGGTDVGSLRDYVAFSSFVDRAALFTFDAYVQVRESLIADQAEQLLELSTPVVKLWEGVVAVPLVGTLDSARAQVVMERLLQTLVDTGSPYAIIDITGVPAVDTQVAQHILKTVVAARLMGADCIISGIRPQIAQTIVALGIEFGDIATKASLADALRYALSRAGKRTER; encoded by the coding sequence ATGCCGCTGAGTTCGGACGAGGCAGGCCGCTTCGCCGACCTGCTGAAGGAGCACGCGGAGTCACTCACGGGCCGGTGGACCGAAATGGTCGCCACGAACCTGCGGGGCCGCTTGAGCAGTACGGAGCTGCGCCGGCAGGTCGAGGACCTCCGCAAGGGCTTCGAGTCGGCCCTCCGCTCCGGGTCGGTTCATCTGACCGACGAGTCCTCCGCCGAGCTGCGGGCCCAGCTGGGTGAGCTCTCCACCAGCCGGGCGCGGCAGGGATTCAGCGCGACCGAGACCGCGGTCAGCGTCTACGCGCTCAAGGACGCGGTGCTCGAGGTGATCGGTGGCGGCACCGACGTCGGGAGCCTCCGCGACTACGTGGCCTTCTCCTCTTTCGTGGACCGGGCCGCGCTCTTCACCTTCGACGCGTACGTCCAGGTCCGCGAGTCGCTCATCGCCGACCAGGCCGAGCAGCTGCTCGAGCTCTCCACCCCGGTCGTCAAGCTCTGGGAGGGCGTCGTCGCGGTGCCGCTGGTCGGCACGCTCGACTCGGCCCGCGCCCAGGTGGTGATGGAACGGCTGCTGCAGACGCTCGTCGACACCGGCTCGCCGTACGCGATCATCGACATCACCGGCGTGCCGGCGGTCGACACCCAGGTCGCGCAGCACATCCTCAAGACCGTGGTGGCGGCCCGGCTGATGGGCGCCGACTGCATCATCTCCGGTATCCGCCCGCAGATCGCGCAGACGATCGTCGCGCTCGGCATCGAGTTCGGCGACATCGCGACGAAGGCATCGCTGGCCGACGCGCTGCGGTACGCCCTGAGCCGCGCCGGCAAGCGGACGGAGCGCTGA
- a CDS encoding stealth family protein: MIALRFYRLLPKDYRLKLIELLPPNRQLWLVRRLTRQRSLPKPAQTGSMVTVRDAGESVRARVVPDMTPAAAWKQNLDAVVAVLERAGIDYFCLRPVDTQHSAVAVNSRDRERTLAALRADGRLTGAEVRIGRINDEGFTAGRGKTGVQVYFPITSPYGTTVFGSGSACEIEFWRTERGPGGAPDIIVAPRRNSVATALPAEPHYRQVPPVALNPILSLTDDRPQYRTRSEFAVVPAEDVRFPIDVVYTWVDGSDPDWVDRKNASLAAFGREQTNTIAANASRFISRDELKYSLRSIAAYAPWVRKIFLVTDDQVPPWLDTSDPRLTVVSHREVFGDTGVLPTFNSHAIESRLHRIPGLAEHFIYFNDDMFLGRPVSPEAFFHANGIAKYFPSKAQLEAGPATVFDAPVTAAGKNNRRHIAERFDRGITQKMQHVPYPLQKSVLEEIESWLPDEVRQTAEHPFRHPGDLSIPSSLQHYWAFLTKRAVPGSISYTYADLAHPSTPVQLAFLLARRRSDVFCLNDTNSAAVALSQQAEMLADFLPLYFPFRSPYELPDDVAAERAQFSATQLARAAASGPIQIPRQPTAAAPIPGMSK, translated from the coding sequence ATGATCGCGCTCCGATTCTACCGGCTGCTGCCCAAGGACTACCGGCTCAAGCTGATCGAGCTGCTCCCGCCGAACCGTCAGCTCTGGCTCGTCCGCCGGTTGACCCGCCAGCGGTCGTTGCCGAAGCCCGCCCAGACCGGCTCGATGGTCACCGTGCGAGACGCCGGCGAGTCCGTGCGCGCCCGCGTCGTGCCCGACATGACCCCGGCCGCCGCCTGGAAGCAGAACCTGGACGCGGTCGTCGCCGTGCTCGAACGCGCCGGAATCGACTACTTCTGCCTGCGCCCGGTCGACACCCAGCACAGCGCCGTCGCGGTGAACAGCCGGGACCGGGAGCGCACGCTCGCCGCCCTGCGTGCCGACGGCCGGCTGACCGGCGCCGAGGTCCGCATCGGCAGGATCAACGATGAGGGTTTCACAGCCGGCCGCGGCAAGACCGGCGTCCAGGTCTACTTCCCGATCACCAGCCCCTACGGGACGACGGTGTTCGGCAGCGGCTCCGCCTGCGAGATCGAGTTCTGGAGGACCGAGAGGGGTCCGGGCGGCGCTCCAGACATCATCGTGGCCCCGCGCCGCAACTCGGTGGCGACGGCGCTGCCGGCCGAGCCGCACTATCGGCAGGTCCCGCCGGTCGCGCTGAACCCGATACTCTCCCTCACCGACGACCGGCCTCAGTACCGCACGCGCTCCGAGTTCGCCGTGGTGCCGGCCGAGGACGTGCGCTTCCCGATCGACGTGGTCTACACGTGGGTCGACGGCAGCGACCCCGACTGGGTGGACCGGAAGAACGCCTCGCTCGCCGCGTTCGGCCGCGAGCAGACGAACACGATCGCAGCGAACGCGTCCCGCTTCATCAGCCGGGACGAGCTGAAATACTCCCTGCGGTCGATCGCGGCGTACGCGCCCTGGGTCCGGAAGATCTTCCTGGTCACCGACGACCAGGTCCCGCCCTGGCTGGACACCTCGGACCCGCGGCTCACCGTGGTCAGCCACCGGGAGGTGTTCGGCGACACCGGTGTGCTGCCGACGTTCAACTCGCACGCCATCGAGTCCCGGCTGCACCGCATCCCCGGCCTGGCCGAGCACTTCATCTACTTCAACGACGACATGTTCCTGGGCCGTCCGGTCTCCCCGGAGGCGTTCTTCCACGCGAACGGCATCGCCAAGTACTTCCCGTCGAAGGCGCAGCTCGAAGCCGGCCCGGCGACGGTCTTCGACGCTCCGGTGACAGCGGCCGGCAAGAACAACCGGCGGCACATCGCCGAGCGGTTCGACCGGGGCATCACGCAGAAGATGCAGCATGTTCCGTACCCACTGCAGAAGAGCGTGCTCGAGGAGATCGAGAGTTGGCTGCCGGACGAGGTACGGCAGACCGCCGAGCACCCGTTCCGCCATCCCGGTGACCTCTCGATCCCGTCGTCGCTGCAGCACTACTGGGCGTTCCTGACGAAGCGCGCCGTCCCGGGCTCGATCAGCTACACCTACGCCGACCTGGCCCACCCGTCCACGCCGGTCCAGCTGGCGTTCCTGCTGGCCCGCAGGCGCTCCGACGTCTTCTGCCTGAACGACACCAACTCGGCGGCCGTGGCCCTGAGCCAGCAGGCCGAGATGCTGGCCGACTTCCTGCCGCTGTACTTCCCGTTCCGGTCGCCCTACGAGCTGCCGGACGACGTGGCAGCCGAACGTGCCCAGTTCAGCGCCACCCAACTGGCCCGCGCCGCAGCCTCCGGCCCGATCCAGATCCCCCGGCAGCCGACTGCCGCCGCACCGATCCCCGGAATGAGCAAATAG
- a CDS encoding sensor histidine kinase, with protein sequence MTYTAGEQLISMRLRVEQDIFAIRQLGREVARVVGLESQDQTRFATAISEVGRVLLAAGPDAEVRFSVRPYGVPTLQVTMAHPSAGETSRLAGQLRQVGRLVDTMEVDDGSTGTVVRMARRLPAAAPELTPARMDEIRTGLAGHVPGSPLDELAVQNQQLIAALDEVRAQRDDLARLNAELEETNRGVMALYHQLSEELEETNRGVVALYAELDEKSVQLRAASEAKSRFLANVSHELRAPVTAIIGLGRLLTDSGSDELTEEQGRQVELIRTSASDLLTLVNGLLDLAKAEAGRIEPNWSDVDLKAMFGQLRGTLRPLATRPEVDFVVDEPTVPSLRSDEVLLAQVLRNLLTNALKFTESGSVRLSVRRVDGDVEFAVADTGTGIPPELHERVFEEFYQVPGSKPVSGKGTGLGLPYARRLAGILGGGLWVDSLPGAGSTFTLRLPATHE encoded by the coding sequence ATGACGTACACGGCCGGCGAGCAGCTGATCAGCATGCGCCTGCGGGTCGAGCAGGACATCTTCGCAATACGGCAGCTCGGCCGTGAGGTGGCTCGGGTCGTCGGGCTCGAGTCCCAGGACCAGACCAGGTTCGCCACGGCGATCAGCGAGGTGGGCCGGGTTCTGCTGGCCGCCGGGCCGGACGCGGAGGTGCGGTTCAGCGTACGGCCGTACGGGGTACCTACTCTTCAGGTGACGATGGCACATCCGTCCGCCGGGGAAACGTCCCGGCTGGCCGGACAGCTGCGGCAGGTCGGCCGGTTGGTCGACACGATGGAGGTCGACGATGGCAGTACCGGCACGGTCGTACGGATGGCCCGGCGTCTCCCAGCAGCCGCGCCGGAGCTGACCCCGGCCCGTATGGACGAGATCCGTACCGGGCTGGCCGGCCATGTCCCCGGTAGCCCGCTTGACGAGCTGGCTGTGCAGAACCAGCAGCTCATCGCGGCGCTGGACGAGGTGCGTGCCCAGCGCGACGATCTGGCCCGGCTCAACGCCGAGCTGGAGGAGACGAACCGCGGTGTGATGGCGCTCTACCACCAGCTCTCCGAGGAGCTGGAGGAGACGAACCGCGGTGTGGTGGCCCTCTACGCCGAGCTGGACGAGAAGTCGGTGCAGCTGCGGGCCGCGAGCGAGGCGAAGAGCCGCTTCCTGGCCAACGTCAGCCATGAGCTGCGCGCGCCGGTCACCGCGATCATCGGGCTGGGCCGGCTGCTCACCGACTCGGGATCGGACGAGCTGACCGAGGAGCAGGGCCGTCAGGTGGAGCTGATCCGTACCTCGGCGAGTGATCTGCTCACGCTGGTGAACGGTCTGCTCGACCTCGCCAAGGCGGAAGCCGGACGGATCGAGCCGAACTGGTCCGACGTCGACCTGAAGGCGATGTTCGGCCAGCTCCGCGGCACGCTGCGGCCGCTCGCCACCCGGCCCGAGGTGGACTTCGTGGTGGATGAGCCGACCGTGCCGTCGCTGCGCTCGGACGAGGTGCTGCTCGCCCAGGTGCTGCGCAACCTGCTGACCAACGCGCTGAAGTTCACCGAGTCCGGCTCGGTGCGGCTCAGCGTGCGCCGGGTGGACGGCGACGTCGAGTTCGCGGTGGCCGACACCGGCACCGGCATCCCGCCCGAGCTGCACGAACGTGTCTTCGAGGAGTTCTACCAGGTGCCCGGCAGTAAACCGGTGAGCGGGAAGGGGACCGGTCTCGGCCTGCCCTACGCCCGGCGGCTGGCCGGAATCCTCGGTGGTGGCCTGTGGGTCGACTCCCTGCCGGGCGCCGGCAGCACGTTCACCCTGAGGCTGCCGGCGACCCATGAGTGA
- a CDS encoding ATP-binding protein: MSEESQRLPVSTDQDVVRVRQLVRTVSVAVKLSLVDQTKLVTAASELARNTLVYGGGGEVVVSRVQNERRAGIKIVFADEGPGIADLDLALTDGYTTGGGLGLGLSGARRLVDEFDIQTEPGKGTTITVTKWCR, encoded by the coding sequence GTGAGCGAGGAGAGCCAGCGGCTTCCGGTCTCGACCGACCAGGACGTCGTCCGGGTCCGGCAGTTGGTGCGCACCGTCTCGGTCGCGGTGAAGCTCTCCCTGGTCGACCAGACGAAGCTGGTCACGGCCGCGAGCGAGCTGGCACGCAACACCCTGGTTTACGGTGGTGGCGGCGAAGTAGTGGTGAGTCGTGTGCAGAACGAGCGCCGGGCCGGCATCAAGATTGTTTTCGCTGACGAGGGACCGGGTATCGCCGACCTCGATCTCGCGCTGACCGATGGGTACACCACCGGCGGCGGCCTCGGCCTCGGCCTCAGCGGCGCACGTCGCCTGGTCGACGAGTTCGACATCCAGACCGAGCCGGGTAAGGGCACGACGATCACCGTTACCAAGTGGTGCCGATGA
- a CDS encoding zf-HC2 domain-containing protein, with the protein MACERWREMLSAQLDGEDDPVMRPLVDEHLAGCAGCREWLDRAAAVNRLTRTAAVPVVPDLSAAILAALPSSGAGAAASSSGAASSSGAGSAGAAARRRWRWRVPVAALLYIALALVGTVQLILGLTQVGGGVSAGHEHTGLDATPGHLWHESAAWNVAIGAGYLFIALRRTRPTGLLPMLTAFVAMLLLLSVNDLTGGRVDVARLVGHGFVILGYLLVVAISRGVGGTARPPGRREGVGWRARFDITEPEPETPVRPGLRLLPPPAGPLTARADKAA; encoded by the coding sequence ATGGCATGTGAGCGGTGGCGCGAGATGCTCTCCGCGCAGTTGGACGGCGAGGACGACCCGGTCATGCGACCGCTGGTCGACGAACACCTGGCCGGGTGCGCCGGCTGCCGGGAGTGGCTGGACCGGGCGGCGGCGGTGAACCGGCTGACACGGACGGCAGCGGTCCCGGTCGTGCCCGATCTGAGCGCGGCCATCCTGGCGGCTCTACCTTCTTCCGGCGCTGGTGCCGCCGCATCTTCGTCCGGTGCCGCGTCTTCGTCCGGCGCCGGATCGGCGGGGGCGGCGGCGCGGCGGCGGTGGCGGTGGCGGGTGCCGGTCGCGGCGCTGCTCTACATCGCGCTGGCGCTGGTCGGGACGGTTCAGCTCATCCTCGGCCTGACGCAGGTCGGCGGCGGGGTGAGTGCCGGGCACGAGCACACCGGGCTGGACGCTACTCCGGGCCACCTCTGGCACGAGTCCGCCGCGTGGAACGTGGCGATCGGCGCCGGTTACCTCTTCATCGCCCTGCGCCGCACCCGCCCGACGGGTCTCCTGCCGATGCTCACCGCGTTCGTCGCGATGCTGCTGCTGCTCTCGGTCAACGACCTCACCGGCGGCCGGGTCGACGTGGCCCGGCTGGTCGGCCACGGCTTCGTGATCCTCGGGTATCTCCTGGTGGTGGCGATCTCCCGGGGCGTCGGCGGGACGGCCAGGCCGCCCGGCCGGCGCGAGGGAGTGGGCTGGCGGGCCCGGTTCGACATCACCGAGCCGGAGCCGGAGACTCCCGTGCGGCCGGGCCTGCGCCTGCTGCCGCCTCCTGCGGGGCCGCTCACGGCCCGAGCAGACAAGGCCGCCTAG
- a CDS encoding STAS domain-containing protein yields the protein MSLTVQTEQRGDMVVVSVAGELDMATAPQLQDQISDLLEKGRTRLVFDLAEVSFCDSTGLSVFVRAKNSTDDAGGTVRLAAPQRGVLRILEVSGLVEVLHTYPSVDEAVTAEEPALD from the coding sequence ATGTCCCTGACGGTACAAACGGAACAGCGCGGCGACATGGTGGTCGTGTCGGTCGCCGGTGAGCTGGACATGGCTACCGCCCCCCAGCTGCAGGATCAGATCAGTGACCTGTTGGAGAAGGGCCGGACCCGCCTGGTCTTCGACCTGGCCGAGGTGTCCTTCTGTGACTCCACCGGTCTCTCGGTCTTCGTCCGGGCGAAGAACAGCACCGACGATGCCGGTGGCACGGTCCGCCTGGCCGCTCCGCAGCGGGGGGTTCTGCGCATCCTCGAGGTGAGTGGCCTCGTCGAAGTGCTGCACACCTATCCCTCGGTGGACGAGGCTGTCACGGCCGAGGAGCCGGCGCTCGACTGA
- the mscL gene encoding large conductance mechanosensitive channel protein MscL encodes MLQGFKDFIMRGNVVDLAVGVVIGAAFTAVVSGFTKSFLEPLIKWMGGGSGALSGAWSPEPGVVFDYAAFINALITFLLTAAVLYFLVVFPLNKLAERRRRGEEPPPKAPSEEVKLLTEIRDALLRGQGHQVANNALDEVLGRHSQQPPR; translated from the coding sequence ATGCTCCAAGGTTTCAAAGACTTCATCATGCGCGGTAACGTCGTCGACCTCGCGGTCGGCGTCGTCATCGGCGCTGCCTTCACCGCGGTGGTGAGCGGCTTCACCAAGTCGTTCCTCGAGCCGCTGATCAAGTGGATGGGCGGTGGCAGCGGGGCGCTCAGTGGCGCCTGGTCGCCCGAGCCGGGTGTGGTCTTCGACTACGCCGCCTTCATCAACGCGTTGATCACGTTCCTGCTGACCGCCGCGGTGCTCTACTTCCTCGTCGTCTTCCCGCTCAACAAGCTTGCCGAGCGTCGCCGCCGCGGCGAGGAGCCGCCGCCGAAGGCGCCCAGCGAGGAGGTCAAGCTGCTCACCGAGATCCGCGACGCGCTGCTGCGCGGCCAGGGTCACCAGGTGGCGAACAACGCGCTCGACGAGGTGCTGGGCCGTCACTCCCAGCAGCCGCCGCGCTGA
- a CDS encoding STAS domain-containing protein: MERVPVLKIGDILLVSIQIDMEDQVALQLQEDLAERIVATGCHGVIIDISALDIVDSFVGRTLATIASVSRVLDAETVVVGMRPAVAITLVELGLSLPGIRTALNVELGIEMLARARQDSEIELDFDEDEPDTAAVSTP, encoded by the coding sequence GTGGAACGCGTCCCGGTCCTGAAGATCGGCGACATCCTCCTCGTCTCGATCCAGATCGACATGGAGGACCAGGTCGCTCTCCAGCTCCAGGAGGATCTGGCCGAGCGGATCGTAGCGACCGGCTGCCACGGCGTCATCATCGACATCAGCGCGCTGGACATCGTCGACTCGTTCGTCGGCCGGACCCTGGCCACCATCGCCTCGGTCTCCCGGGTGCTGGACGCCGAGACCGTAGTGGTCGGCATGCGGCCGGCCGTGGCGATCACGCTGGTCGAGCTGGGCCTGTCGCTGCCGGGGATCCGTACGGCGCTCAACGTCGAGCTGGGTATCGAGATGCTCGCCCGGGCCCGCCAGGACAGCGAAATCGAACTCGACTTCGACGAGGATGAGCCTGACACGGCAGCGGTAAGCACGCCGTGA
- a CDS encoding SpoIIE family protein phosphatase encodes MSDLVRSGLQNRGPATVLVVDDSATKRYLLVSWLTRAGFTVIEAETGGAALTKLLDTEADLVVLDVKLPDMSGFEVCERIKTDQRYGVLPVIHVSAHAVDVNDRTQGLNRGADAYLVEPIEPEELIATAQAVLRYYRARRRAELLAERMVRLAEATLAINSAPTLPTLLEAAAEGAHAIFGGPVAVVAETSEGESLAATGTPAKVRPWAVPALDHPVAVGSLVRTDEAADWNVAEWPEGETVAVAAARLRADRPPVYVAAPGSSQNPGFPVLRQLSQAVAAAVEAQRSFDEEHRIAVTLQRSLLQSELPRVPGVELAVRYEPAGAQTEVGGDFYELTVLGGELLVAIGDVAGHSLHAATVMAELRHAVRAYAVEGHPPGAVLELVNRFMRTVLPHDSATLCLLTMDPATGRIRMASAGHLPPLVHVNGEATFLSPRGPLLGIDAPRRAELELTLPPGGTLVLYTDGLIERRDADIDVGLQALAAIASEVEPDLDAFCSRLLSRLAGPGEQADDIAVVALRRTA; translated from the coding sequence ATGAGTGATCTCGTCCGATCCGGCTTGCAGAACCGGGGTCCGGCCACGGTCCTCGTCGTCGACGACAGCGCGACCAAGCGATATCTGCTGGTCAGCTGGCTGACCCGGGCCGGTTTCACGGTCATCGAGGCGGAGACCGGGGGCGCGGCGCTGACCAAGCTGCTGGACACCGAGGCCGACCTGGTCGTGCTGGACGTGAAGCTGCCGGACATGAGCGGCTTCGAGGTCTGCGAGCGGATCAAGACCGATCAGCGGTACGGGGTACTGCCGGTCATCCACGTCTCGGCGCACGCCGTGGACGTGAACGACCGGACCCAGGGGCTGAACCGGGGCGCGGACGCCTACCTGGTCGAGCCGATCGAGCCGGAGGAGCTGATCGCCACCGCACAGGCGGTGCTCCGCTACTACCGGGCGCGCCGCCGGGCCGAGCTCCTGGCCGAGCGGATGGTCCGGCTCGCCGAGGCCACCCTGGCGATCAACTCGGCGCCCACCCTGCCGACCCTGCTGGAGGCGGCCGCCGAGGGCGCGCACGCCATCTTCGGCGGTCCGGTCGCTGTCGTCGCGGAGACCTCCGAGGGCGAGAGCCTGGCCGCGACGGGAACACCCGCGAAGGTACGGCCGTGGGCCGTGCCGGCCCTCGACCATCCGGTAGCCGTCGGATCGCTGGTACGCACCGACGAGGCCGCCGACTGGAACGTCGCCGAGTGGCCCGAGGGCGAGACCGTCGCGGTTGCGGCGGCTCGGCTGCGCGCCGACCGGCCGCCGGTCTACGTGGCGGCGCCGGGCAGCTCGCAGAACCCAGGATTCCCGGTGCTGCGGCAGCTCTCCCAGGCGGTCGCCGCGGCGGTCGAGGCCCAGCGGTCGTTCGACGAGGAGCACCGGATCGCGGTGACCCTGCAGCGCAGCCTGCTGCAGTCGGAGCTGCCCCGGGTGCCGGGCGTGGAGCTCGCGGTCCGCTACGAGCCGGCCGGCGCGCAGACCGAGGTCGGCGGCGACTTCTACGAGCTGACGGTGCTCGGTGGCGAGCTGCTGGTGGCGATCGGCGACGTGGCGGGGCACTCGCTGCACGCCGCCACGGTGATGGCCGAGCTGCGGCACGCGGTCCGGGCCTACGCGGTCGAGGGACATCCGCCGGGCGCGGTCCTGGAGCTGGTCAACCGCTTCATGCGGACCGTGCTGCCACACGACTCGGCCACCCTCTGCCTGCTCACCATGGACCCGGCGACCGGCCGGATCCGGATGGCGAGCGCCGGGCACCTGCCGCCGCTCGTGCACGTGAACGGCGAGGCGACGTTCCTGTCACCGCGCGGGCCGCTGCTCGGCATCGACGCGCCACGCCGGGCCGAGCTGGAGCTGACCCTGCCACCCGGGGGCACGCTGGTGCTCTACACCGACGGGCTGATCGAGCGCCGGGATGCCGACATCGACGTGGGTCTGCAGGCCCTGGCGGCGATCGCGAGCGAGGTAGAGCCGGATCTCGACGCCTTCTGCTCCCGGCTGCTGAGCCGTCTCGCCGGCCCCGGTGAGCAGGCCGACGACATAGCCGTCGTGGCGCTGCGCCGCACTGCTTAG
- a CDS encoding L,D-transpeptidase family protein, translating into MRRVLAFTVAAATASALLLSGCDSSEPSADGTAQPVPPQTTPSSPDPSAGPSAPSAPPSGPSAGPASPSLSPSVKPKKLKSGAEGAEVLALQTRLAELGYWNGKVDGKFGGTTQQAVFALQKAAKLGRDGVVGPKTQQALDRGVRPEARSTDGRFVEIDLKRQLLMLVSDGEIEQIFNTSTGSNTYYEQEGETYLADTPRGKFKVSRQIDGWRDAPLGLLWRPKYFNGGIAVHGAPSVPAHPASHGCARVSIAAMNWLWTNDKIPIKTRVWVY; encoded by the coding sequence GTGCGGAGAGTCCTGGCGTTCACGGTCGCCGCGGCAACGGCCTCGGCGCTTCTCCTGAGCGGCTGTGACTCGTCCGAGCCGTCCGCCGACGGGACTGCTCAACCCGTACCCCCGCAGACGACGCCAAGCTCTCCCGACCCCTCAGCCGGACCGTCCGCGCCGAGCGCGCCCCCGTCAGGTCCTTCCGCCGGGCCGGCGTCGCCGTCCCTGTCACCGTCGGTGAAGCCGAAGAAGCTGAAGTCCGGGGCCGAGGGCGCCGAGGTGCTCGCGCTGCAGACCAGGCTGGCCGAGCTCGGATATTGGAACGGCAAGGTGGACGGCAAGTTCGGCGGCACGACGCAGCAGGCGGTGTTCGCGCTGCAGAAGGCCGCGAAACTCGGGCGTGACGGCGTCGTCGGACCCAAGACGCAACAGGCGCTGGACCGGGGCGTCCGCCCTGAGGCACGGTCCACGGACGGCAGGTTCGTGGAGATCGACCTGAAACGCCAGCTGCTCATGCTCGTCTCGGACGGCGAGATCGAGCAGATCTTCAACACGTCGACCGGCTCGAACACGTACTACGAGCAGGAAGGCGAGACCTACCTGGCGGACACGCCACGAGGCAAGTTCAAGGTCAGCCGCCAGATCGACGGGTGGCGCGACGCTCCGCTCGGACTGCTGTGGCGACCGAAGTACTTCAACGGCGGGATCGCGGTGCACGGCGCACCGAGTGTGCCCGCCCATCCGGCCTCGCACGGCTGTGCCCGTGTCTCGATCGCGGCGATGAACTGGCTATGGACGAACGACAAGATCCCGATCAAAACGCGCGTGTGGGTCTACTAG
- a CDS encoding CGNR zinc finger domain-containing protein, whose translation MSWKASSRHGVREAPAGFAFVQELLNTRGTMAYGADLLGTVEDAQWWVTDALGNWSRVSGLPAPTLLLSAGDLRSLRRLRAAFEQVVLAGANPERDGALPPADVQVSLVPDADGWVRVVPTGRGTRWFASALWSEALQAQQAGLWPRLKLCHNAACRAAFFDTSRNNSGVWHDVSTCGNTANLRAFRERRRLLGHTGDQQVGVPGRREMS comes from the coding sequence ATGTCATGGAAGGCGAGCTCACGGCATGGCGTCCGGGAAGCGCCGGCCGGGTTCGCGTTCGTCCAGGAGTTGCTGAACACGCGCGGCACGATGGCGTACGGCGCTGACCTGCTCGGCACCGTCGAGGACGCCCAGTGGTGGGTGACCGACGCGCTCGGCAACTGGTCCCGGGTCTCCGGCCTGCCGGCGCCGACCCTGCTGCTCTCCGCCGGTGACCTGCGTTCCCTGCGCCGGCTGCGCGCCGCCTTCGAGCAGGTGGTGCTCGCCGGCGCCAACCCGGAGCGGGACGGCGCGCTGCCACCGGCCGACGTGCAGGTGAGTCTCGTGCCCGATGCGGACGGCTGGGTGCGCGTGGTCCCGACCGGTCGCGGCACCCGCTGGTTCGCCTCGGCGCTCTGGTCCGAGGCGCTGCAGGCGCAACAGGCCGGTCTGTGGCCGCGGCTGAAGCTCTGTCACAACGCCGCCTGCCGGGCCGCCTTCTTCGACACCTCGCGCAACAACAGCGGTGTCTGGCACGACGTCAGCACCTGCGGAAACACGGCTAACCTGCGGGCGTTCCGGGAGCGCCGCCGGCTGCTCGGCCACACCGGCGACCAGCAGGTGGGCGTCCCCGGCCGGCGGGAAATGAGCTGA